In a genomic window of Flavobacteriales bacterium:
- a CDS encoding glycosyltransferase: protein MPAPPSYGGVIDVYYKAKALAELGVKVHLHCFHYGRPKAKELERFCASVHYYPRNTGKLQLLNALPYVVVSRRSEALMERLLQDEHPILFEGLHCCYHLGDPRLHGRIRIVRAHNVEHDYYGALAKAASNAFRRTYFINEAHKLQRFEPVLAEATRVLAISPKDEAYFGSHFHNVAHVPAFHASEKVEVPDGLGDFAFYHGALGVAENDQAALYLVKKVFEGLPVKLVIAGSDASAELKRAVAKAPNAELREGISTEQIHALVRSAQVNVLPTFQATGIKLKLLLCLFTGRHVVCNTPMVEGTGLEGLCHVHDDPRSMRESILACMGKPANGQALEERAQVLEERFSNWRNAERIVGLLG from the coding sequence GTGCCCGCCCCACCAAGCTATGGCGGCGTGATTGACGTGTACTACAAGGCGAAAGCGCTCGCGGAGCTGGGGGTGAAGGTCCATCTGCACTGCTTCCACTACGGCCGGCCCAAGGCGAAGGAACTGGAGCGCTTCTGCGCCAGCGTGCACTACTACCCGCGCAACACCGGCAAACTGCAGTTGCTCAATGCGCTGCCCTACGTGGTGGTGAGCCGCCGCAGCGAAGCGCTGATGGAGCGCTTGCTCCAGGATGAGCACCCCATCCTCTTCGAGGGGCTGCACTGCTGCTACCACCTCGGCGATCCGCGCCTGCACGGCCGCATCCGGATCGTGCGCGCGCACAACGTGGAGCACGACTACTACGGCGCGCTCGCGAAGGCGGCATCGAACGCCTTCCGCCGCACCTACTTCATCAACGAGGCGCACAAGCTGCAGCGCTTCGAGCCGGTGCTGGCCGAAGCCACGCGCGTGCTGGCCATCTCGCCGAAGGACGAGGCCTACTTCGGGTCGCACTTCCACAACGTGGCGCATGTGCCGGCCTTCCATGCCAGCGAGAAGGTGGAGGTGCCCGATGGACTCGGCGATTTCGCGTTCTACCACGGCGCCTTGGGCGTGGCGGAGAACGATCAAGCCGCGCTCTACCTGGTGAAGAAGGTCTTCGAGGGACTGCCCGTGAAGCTCGTGATCGCAGGCAGCGACGCCAGCGCAGAGCTGAAGCGCGCTGTGGCTAAGGCGCCGAATGCGGAATTGCGCGAGGGCATCTCCACGGAGCAGATCCATGCACTGGTCCGTAGCGCGCAGGTGAACGTGCTGCCCACGTTCCAGGCCACGGGCATCAAGCTGAAGCTGCTGCTCTGCCTCTTCACCGGCCGCCACGTGGTGTGCAACACGCCCATGGTGGAGGGCACCGGCCTCGAAGGGCTCTGCCATGTGCACGACGATCCGAGGAGCATGCGCGAGAGCATCCTGGCGTGCATGGGCAAGCCCGCGAATGGCCAGGCCTTGGAGGAGCGTGCGCAAGTGCTGGAGGAGCGCTTCAGCAACTGGAGGAACGCGGAGCGGATCGTTGGGTTGCTGGGTTAG
- a CDS encoding ATP-binding cassette domain-containing protein, producing the protein MSTAPLVQLNSARIFQRENLVLNNVDFAVYKGEFLYLIGRTGSGKSSLMRVLYGDVPLTEGEGFCCGFDLRKLKRAQVPYLRRKIGIVFQDFQLLSDRTVQENLFFVMRATGWTDRKAMDARTQEVLEKVGLANKGYKMPHELSGGEQQRVSIARALVNDPELILADEPTGNLDPETTGEILDLLFAISTQGRSVIMATHDYTHMKKLNTRVVRCEEGKLLELGAVGAV; encoded by the coding sequence ATGTCCACCGCACCGCTCGTCCAGCTCAACAGCGCGCGCATCTTCCAGCGCGAGAACCTGGTGCTCAACAATGTCGACTTCGCCGTGTACAAGGGCGAGTTCCTGTACCTCATCGGCCGCACCGGCAGCGGCAAGAGCAGCCTCATGCGCGTGCTCTACGGCGATGTGCCGCTCACCGAGGGCGAGGGCTTCTGCTGCGGCTTCGACCTGCGGAAACTGAAGCGAGCGCAGGTGCCCTACCTCCGGCGGAAGATCGGCATCGTGTTCCAGGACTTCCAGCTGCTGAGCGACCGCACGGTGCAGGAGAACCTCTTCTTCGTGATGCGCGCCACCGGCTGGACCGACCGCAAGGCCATGGACGCCCGCACGCAGGAGGTGCTGGAGAAAGTGGGCCTGGCGAACAAGGGCTACAAGATGCCGCACGAGCTCAGCGGCGGCGAGCAGCAGCGCGTGAGCATCGCCCGCGCGCTGGTGAACGACCCCGAGCTGATCCTCGCCGACGAGCCCACCGGCAACCTCGATCCCGAGACCACGGGCGAGATCCTGGACCTGCTCTTCGCCATCAGCACCCAAGGCCGCAGCGTGATCATGGCCACGCACGACTACACCCACATGAAGAAGCTGAACACGCGCGTGGTGCGCTGCGAGGAAGGGAAGCTCCTTGAATTGGGGGCGGTGGGTGCGGTGTAG